The Euryarchaeota archaeon genomic sequence GTACCAAATGACGCCCTGGACGTCGTTCGAGATCTTGAAGGACTCGGCGGCGCCGAGTTCAAGGTCCAAGACCCACGCGTTCGGGTCGTAACCGATGTCGATGATCGAGTCTGCCGGGCTCGTCGGTCTGAACGCGTCCATCGTCCTTTGGTCGACGCGGCCTAGGAACGATTTCGTCTTGTTGTGGAGGAAAAGCTGCGACTCGACCGTCACGACGGCCTCTGCCGTGATCGGCAGGAGCGCTATGGAGGAAAGCAGGAGGCCGACGAGCAAGACCGCGCTGTAGCGGCCAGGTCTCGTCAAGGGGTTCGTTTCAGCCAATGGGTAATGTGAGAGGGCGACCGGTATTTAACTTTCCGAAAACGGGGAAGAGATATCGCCCGAATCGCGAGGCCGTGACCGGCGTCCCCTGGTCGAAACCGCGTCGGCGGGCCTTCGCTCCAGCCCAGCACCCTTATAAACGGCGGGGCGGTTCAAGCGCCCTGGATGGAGAAGGAGAGAAGCGAAAGGTTCGCGCGGCCGAAAGGCACCCGTGATTTCTGGCCGCACGAGATGGAACGGCGGCGCCGGGCCGAGAGCACGCTACGGGACCTTTTCCACCTCTACGGCTACCGCGAGGTCGCCACCCCGACGTTCGAGAACCTGGACCTTTTCACCAGAAAATCGGGGGAAGGCGTGAAGAATCAACTCTACGCCTTCAAGGACAAGTCGGACCGGGACATCACCCTGAGGCCCGAACTCACGGCGCCGGTCTTGAGGTTCTACGTGAACGAACTATCGCGCGAGCCGAAGCCTCTCAAACTCTACTATTTCGGGAACTGCTTCCGCTACGAGGAACCGCAAAGCGGTAGGTACCGGGAGTTCTGGCAGTTCGGCCTCGAACTCATAGGACCGCGTGGGCCCGAGGCGGACGGGGAGGTCATCGCGATCGCGGCCAAAGCCGTGGAATCGCTAGGACTGTCGGACGCCGAGCTACGGATCGGCCACATCGGGATACTTCGTGAACTGATCGGCGCGCTCCCCATCGATGAAGCGAAAAAGGCGGAGGCGCACCGCAAGATCGACAAGAAGGAAGCGGGCCTTGCGTGGTTCCTGGAGGACGCGGGTGCCTCAAGCGCCGAAGCGGGGCTCTTGGAGGAAGTGGCGGGAACGACTGGCGGCCCGGATGTTCTGAAGACGGCCGCGGACCTTCTTTCCGGGAGACCGAACGCCCACAAAGCCGTCCAGGAACTGACGCGCCTCGCGGAGATCGTCGCGCTCCACGGCGTCAAACGCTTCCACATCGACCTTGGCGTGGTGCGCGGTCTTGACTACTATACTGGCGCCGTCTTCGAGATCCATTCACCGTCCCTTGGCGCCGAGTCCCAAGTATGCGGCGGCGGAGCGTACTCCCTTGCAGAGATGTTCGGCGGGGAGAGCGTGGGATCGAGCGGTTTCGGCCTCGGCTTCGACCGCGTGCTGCTTGCGAGCGCGCCGAAGACGGAAGTGAAGAAGGGACGTATCGACGCGTTCATCGTCCCCGTGGGACCCGAAGCGCGGGGAAAGGCCATCGAGGTCGCCGTGGGCCTGCGCGCTGCCGGGATCTCCGCCGACTCCGACCTGATGGATCGTTCCATCTCCAAATGCCTCGACTATGCGAACGCGATAGGGGCAAGACGTGTCGTCATCATCGGGAAGAAGGAGCTTGAATCAGGGTCGGTCACCGTGAAGAACATGGAGACGGGCGCCCAGGAGAGCGTCAGGCTTGGAGACGTCGCCAAGCACCTCAAGGCCGCGTGACGGCCACTCGATCCGTGGATGTGCGGGCGCCGGCTCGCCAAGGTCATGTTCCGGCCATCCAATCCGTCACGATCCTTGGGACGCGCCTCAGGTCCCGCACCTTCTCGACGTCCACGTTCCTCGCGTCGTGCCGATCCACGAGGATCACGTGGGCTATCCCCGCCGCCATGGCCCCCTCGATGTCCCGCCCGAAACTGTCCCCGATCATCGCCGCTTCCCCCGGGCGGACGCCGGCCTTCTTCAAGGCGGCCTCGAATATCGCCGGATGCGGCTTCGGGAAGCCCACCTCCTCCGAACAGGTGACCGCGTCCACCCATGAGGCGGCCCTGAGTATCGGCAACGCTTCGCCGGCGAGGTACCGGTCGGCATCCGTGACCACGCCGACGTGAAGGCCCATGCCCTTGACCTCCTTCAGCGCGTCGGCCGCTTCCGGGTAGAGTCGCCATGATCGTCGCTGTATGTCGAGGTAGCGGCCCCAGAACCAATCGACATCGGCCCGATCCACCCTGAAACCGAAGGCGTCCATCATCTCGACGAAGACGTCTCGCGCGGCCTTTTCGAACGGGACGTACTCGGCCGGCAGGCCGTCGTCTGCGGCCTCACCGTGTATCATGTCCATGATGGCGAGGCTGAATTCGCCCGAAAGGTCGGACACGGGTCGCTCAAGGCCGTACTTGTCCCGCACTTCCCTCATCACGGTATCGAGGGCATCGTAGTCGCTTCGCTCGTCGAGGATCGTCCCAAGCAGATCGAAAAGGACGGCTTTGAGAGCCACGGGTCGCCAACGACGCCTGTATGCCAAAACCTTCCGGTGGCAGGTCCGTTCGCTGACGCAAGAAGGGACAGAGTCCATGCTTACAGGTCAACGCCAAAGGGGATCCAAGGAACCGCTTCCGCCATGTTCCATACCGCTCAAACATGAGGCTTCAGGGTGCGTCCCGTAGTGCTACAGTCCATCCCGGCGGCGTCTTAGTGGCAGGATTATTTACCAGGCACGCGGCTCCTTGCAACCGCAGATGACCGCCCCCGTCGGTAGCCGTGTGCTGGCAGCGATCGCGTTTGTCGCGGCGCTCGGCGTCGTGTTGATCGCGGCCCAAAGCGAGTTCGGCCCCCACGCAACACCCGAGCGCCGTCTATCGCTCGTGACCCCGTTCGACACGCTGACGGGCGCGCCGGAGACTTTCATCACGCTCCCGCTCATCGTCCGTAACACGGGCGACGTGGAAGAAACGGTGAACGTGACGGTGCGAAGCGTCCTTGAAAGCGAGGTCCGCCTCTCCGGTCCTTCGATCATCGGACCCGGGAACGCTACGGGCGTGTTCGTCGTCTTCCACATCCCCCCGGAAGGCGCCGACCACGTCGAAACGAAGATCTCGGCGCGTAGCGGCGGCGCCGTCGCCAACCTCGACCTCGTCGTCAACAAACTACGAGCCCTTGGTCTCGTGAACGCGGGCGACACGGCGGTCGTAGATTACGTGGCGCGCCTCGACGACAACACGGTGGCCGAGACCAACAACGCGTTCGTGGGCGGGAACGCCGCGTTCAGGAGGGCGGGCCCGCCGAGGTTCGAGGCGCTTTCGCCTCTCAACGTGACCGCCGGCGGCGCCTCAGACATCCCCGGCCTTGGCGCGGCCGTCGAGGGGATGCGCTCAGGCGAGAGCCGGACGTTCCTTTTCACGCCCGCCCAAGCGTTCGGCGAAAAGAACGCGAGCCTCGAACGGGAACGCAGGACCATGATAGATCGCTCCTTTACGCTCGACCGGACCGTTTCTGGACCCCGCTTCGCCTTCAGGCTCGTCAACGAATCGAGCGCCGTGGGGGATGTCATCCGGCTCGAATCGGGTCGAAACGTCTTCGTCTACAGGATAGTGGCGCTCGACGCCGTGAACGCGACGCTCTCATTCGAGGCATCGACAGGCGATACTTTCACCCTCATCTTGACGCCGGAAGGCTTCGTGTACCCGGATTTCTGGACGAACGAGACGATAGTGACGGCGGTGACCGAGACCAACGTGACCTTCACGGTGTTTCCGACTCCCGGCCCCGACTTCACCTGGTTTCCTTACTGGCCGGATTCATCCAGACTCTACGCGATCAACGACGAGTCCATCGTCGTGGAGCACGATCCGCCTATCGGCCTTAAGTACCGGGAAGCGTCCGGCGGCCGCGCGATAGAGGCGACCGTGGCCGACGTGGCGGATGACGTGATCACCGTGACGGTCGCGAATTCGAACCCCTTGGCCGGCGTCCCGGTGTTCTTCGACATCTACGTGCGCGGTGTCGTGCACGAGACCTGACAGTTACGGGCACCGTGGCGACACGCGGGATGCTGCCGCGTACTCCTCGTCACGCAAGAAGTGCGTCGCGCGCGGATCAAGTGCCTGCCAGAAGGCTCATCGGCGCGCTTCCTCGAGCAAGTGCCCCAACTCCGGGAGGACGATCCTTTCCATCGCGAGCGAGACGGCCCGCGTGGAGCCCGGAAGGAGCACGAGAAGCTTCCTGGCCGCCGTGATGCCGGCCGTCGCCCGGGACATGATGCTGGCGCTTCCGATCTCTACGTGCGAGAGGATCCTGAAGAGTTCGCCGAAGCCCGGCAGCTCCTTGGCGAAAAGGGGGCGTAACGCCTCAAGGGTGACGTCTCTGGAGGATATCCCGGTGCCGCCGGTGAAGATGACCACGTCGCTACCAAGCGCCGACGCCGTCATCGCCGCCGCCACGATGTCCTTCGCGTCGTCTTTCACGATGGACGTCGAGACGATCGAATGCCCCGAGCGGACAAGACCTTCCTCGATCATCTTGCCGCTTGCATCGGTCTCGGGCGTGCGCGTATCCGACACCGTCACGATCGCGACCTTGATCCCGACGGGTGCTTTTTCACGGTGTTCGCGATGGCTCACACGCCACCCTTCCGTTTCCTCGTGACACGGATGGAGCGGATCTTGGCTACGGGGTATTGACCGTCGTCGTCCTTCTCCAACGGTTTCGTCATGTCCCACACGGTGAGAAGAGCGGCCGCCACCCCGGCAAGGGCTTCCATCTCGACGCCGGTCTTGTAATCCGCCTCGACGGTGACTTGCACCCTGATGCAGTCACGAAGGACCGTGAACTTGACCGAGACGCCGGTCACCGGTATGGGATGGCACAAAGGGATGATGTCCGGCGTCGCCTTCACGGCGCGGATGGCGGCGACCTCGGCCACGGTGAGGACATCGCCCTTATGGATGCGCTTCAGCGCCACCGCGCGGATGGTGCGGTTTCGTAGCGCGATCTCGCCTTGCGCGATGGCGATCCGGCGGACCACAGGTTTCTCCCCTATGGACACCATGCGCGCCCCACCCTCGCGGCCACGCTTGCCAGGCCCCGCGCGCCTGCCCACTGCCTTAGCGACCGTGTCGAGCGCCCTCCACCCAATGGGTCCCGGAGACCGTGGCCTCTTTTTTCCAGATCGGGGCGAAGACCTTGAGCTCCTCGATGAGGAACTT encodes the following:
- a CDS encoding FKBP-type peptidyl-prolyl cis-trans isomerase, with translation MTAPVGSRVLAAIAFVAALGVVLIAAQSEFGPHATPERRLSLVTPFDTLTGAPETFITLPLIVRNTGDVEETVNVTVRSVLESEVRLSGPSIIGPGNATGVFVVFHIPPEGADHVETKISARSGGAVANLDLVVNKLRALGLVNAGDTAVVDYVARLDDNTVAETNNAFVGGNAAFRRAGPPRFEALSPLNVTAGGASDIPGLGAAVEGMRSGESRTFLFTPAQAFGEKNASLERERRTMIDRSFTLDRTVSGPRFAFRLVNESSAVGDVIRLESGRNVFVYRIVALDAVNATLSFEASTGDTFTLILTPEGFVYPDFWTNETIVTAVTETNVTFTVFPTPGPDFTWFPYWPDSSRLYAINDESIVVEHDPPIGLKYREASGGRAIEATVADVADDVITVTVANSNPLAGVPVFFDIYVRGVVHET
- a CDS encoding histidine--tRNA ligase, which produces MEKERSERFARPKGTRDFWPHEMERRRRAESTLRDLFHLYGYREVATPTFENLDLFTRKSGEGVKNQLYAFKDKSDRDITLRPELTAPVLRFYVNELSREPKPLKLYYFGNCFRYEEPQSGRYREFWQFGLELIGPRGPEADGEVIAIAAKAVESLGLSDAELRIGHIGILRELIGALPIDEAKKAEAHRKIDKKEAGLAWFLEDAGASSAEAGLLEEVAGTTGGPDVLKTAADLLSGRPNAHKAVQELTRLAEIVALHGVKRFHIDLGVVRGLDYYTGAVFEIHSPSLGAESQVCGGGAYSLAEMFGGESVGSSGFGLGFDRVLLASAPKTEVKKGRIDAFIVPVGPEARGKAIEVAVGLRAAGISADSDLMDRSISKCLDYANAIGARRVVIIGKKELESGSVTVKNMETGAQESVRLGDVAKHLKAA
- a CDS encoding HAD-IA family hydrolase is translated as MALKAVLFDLLGTILDERSDYDALDTVMREVRDKYGLERPVSDLSGEFSLAIMDMIHGEAADDGLPAEYVPFEKAARDVFVEMMDAFGFRVDRADVDWFWGRYLDIQRRSWRLYPEAADALKEVKGMGLHVGVVTDADRYLAGEALPILRAASWVDAVTCSEEVGFPKPHPAIFEAALKKAGVRPGEAAMIGDSFGRDIEGAMAAGIAHVILVDRHDARNVDVEKVRDLRRVPRIVTDWMAGT
- a CDS encoding MogA/MoaB family molybdenum cofactor biosynthesis protein; the encoded protein is MSHREHREKAPVGIKVAIVTVSDTRTPETDASGKMIEEGLVRSGHSIVSTSIVKDDAKDIVAAAMTASALGSDVVIFTGGTGISSRDVTLEALRPLFAKELPGFGELFRILSHVEIGSASIMSRATAGITAARKLLVLLPGSTRAVSLAMERIVLPELGHLLEEARR
- the moaC gene encoding cyclic pyranopterin monophosphate synthase MoaC, with the translated sequence MVSIGEKPVVRRIAIAQGEIALRNRTIRAVALKRIHKGDVLTVAEVAAIRAVKATPDIIPLCHPIPVTGVSVKFTVLRDCIRVQVTVEADYKTGVEMEALAGVAAALLTVWDMTKPLEKDDDGQYPVAKIRSIRVTRKRKGGV